The nucleotide window aattgctGCGGTAACAATGAACCacctgtataaactggtaaatggCTTACATTGTTAGCCACTTGAGGCATcaattgaataaataactaGAAGTTTTGGATTTAtaaacaagttacaaacagaggTGCCAGAGATGTGACTTCCACTTGTCTGTATGGATTTATTTACGCATTTCTATACAACTATGTGTACTGGGTGACAGGAGACTGGAAGTCCTGTATCTCCTACCACACaccttaaaaaaaagatttacatgtAATATGGATAAGTCCACTGTAACTGTATAGTTCCTGTGTCATAGGTGACTGGGTGATGCTCATATACATGAATGGATCAGCATATTCAACACACTGTGGCAGCGAGCACAGGAAGGCCATCATCATGATCTCCTGCAGTCCAGGAGTGCTTATGGTAAGAAAAGGGGTCCTGGAGGGAAGCATCACTCTGCTAGAAGAAACTCAGTAATGCAGTGATTTCCACTGAGATTGAACAATTCTAAtcactaaagtttttttttttttttttttctcctcccctctTCCCCCTCCCTGCTCATCTCAGGGGGAATTTTCAATTGTTGTGGAGGAGAGGCAGAGGGAAAATGACTGCTTTTACCTTTTTGAGCTGGACTCAAGTGCTGTCTGTCCGCCTGTTGAATCTAAATTGAGCTTGGGCTCGATATTGCTGATTGTGTAAGTGTAAAATTATTTGCCTAAATAGTTTGTGCTTTACAgctacattttctttaaatgattACAAGTGCACAGGAAGTTTATTCTGTCAGTATTGATGATTTGTGGTAAGCGTGGcgtaatgtttttcttttcttcccccaGTGGTTTCTCCTGCTTGGCAGTGTACTTAATTAGTGGATTTTTGTATCAGCGGCTAGTTGTTGGAGCCAAAGGAATGGAACAATTTCCCAACTATGCTTTCTGGCAGGAAATAGGCAACTTGACTGCTGTGAGTTTGCGGCCGTATGTCCATATGCAGTCCTTCACTGCACTTGTCCcagtgatgtgtgtttgtgcagggtCATTTGTTTAACTTCTTCCTCCATGCATCCTTCAGGATGGGTGTGACTTTGTCTGTCGTTCTCGTGGGAGTCGTGAGGAGCCACCTACGTACAGAGGTGTGGCATCTGAGCCCCTGGGGGAGGAGCCTGAAGAGAGAGATGATCATTTACTTCCCATGTGAACTTGCTGTATtaattttgcagtgtttgttATATCGtccatatgttttttttaagaaattcagAGATGAAAGTGAGAATCCAAACAGTCAAAAttcactgggaaaaaaaaaaaaaattgtaactgTAGAACCTCCTTTCAAACTTATTTTTAGGTTACAGTGCAACATTGTGCATTTTTGATACAGTTGACATGCCTGATGTAATTTACAAAAGATGCACAATATAGACAGGAATAGGGGAAAAATAAGTTCTATTCTATGCTCTTACATTGAATTTAGTACTGCTCTGACcaaatataattttacaaacttccacaaatgtttttgaaagTTACTGCAGCATAATATGTTGAGAACAATAGTAATTGTAGTACTGTATTGTGTTTTCAACAGAAAAGGGAGAGCACTAAAGGTTTGCAGGAAAACTGCTGTATAGAACTGTTTAATTCCTTTATTTCTTATGCTTGATGTACGTATTGATACATTTTGCTCTATCCTTACATTTTGGATTGTACATGTTTTAAAGCCAGGCCTCCAGTCTAGTTTGATTCAGCACTCAGATTCATATGAATACTTATGAGAAACCACAGTACAACACTGATACACAGTAGTCGGCAAAAACCCGGTGTTGTGCTTCAGCTTGGTGAGATTTGTGAAATTAGTTTTTAGTTTTGctgtttgctttggagaaatgaaagatgaatgttttgttttcagctgaTATTAGAAAACATGAATAAAGTATTCATTTGATTAAAGATTTGTGTTGATGCACTGTGGGAAAGCCACAAAGACAACTTTCTCTACAATGTTTACCGTcgttgatttagcagatgcttttctccaaagcgacgttaATGGACAGTCTAGTTGTATCAGTCCACACCTTACtgacccaaggtgacttacaatgctggaCGCACCACTTGCAGTGAgtcacatccatacatcagtgaaacacactttctgtttatcacacactatgggtgattttagaATCACTAATCAACcagaacaacatgtctttggactgtgtccAATGAGTAATTATGTCTTCTGTAAAGTGAGTCAGTGTGACCTACTTAAAGGCCCTGGTCCACATAAGCCTCCCAtctttctgaaagaaaaaaagatgagcaAAACTAAAAAACAGTAACAGTTTCCCGTTTTAACTGAGGTCTACATTCTGCACTGCTTCCATGTCTTTAATTGTATTAACAGCAGCCTATGTGCAATGCACATTAGTATATCTGCTAATTGCTACATTTATAGGTTTTACATTGTCTTTGTCCATTCTCATCTTGTCCTCGCTTTGCTTTGTTACTGCTTCTGTGCTGTATAaagtacttgttttttttttctcctcgcAGCCCCCTCCCAGCCAGTTAAATGTGTACAGGGCTCAGAGCTCCTTCTCATAAAAATAACGATATACcagaaagtaaattaaaaaaataaaagtgactaTCATTTAGCTCAAGTGAGACTTCAGCACAGTAGACAAGTCCATTGCCATTCTTTcctattttttctttcagtaatGTTATTACCGGTAGTTCAGTTCCCAAAGCAGTCATAGCAGTAGTCTCCTGTTTTCAGAGATTTACATTCTGCAGTCTCCATGTCTGTAACTTTTAATAGGATGTGTAATGCGCAATAAGTATATCTGCTAATTGCTAAATTTATGATCTTTGCATTCTACTATGACATTTTAACTATTTCATGGAGTATGAAgataaatttgattttttttctttccaaggGTTTAGAAAACTCATCAAATTAAAttgagaaatgtatttcagcTATGACTTTCCCAACAGTACCATGTTTTGAAGG belongs to Scleropages formosus chromosome 18, fSclFor1.1, whole genome shotgun sequence and includes:
- the m6pr gene encoding cation-dependent mannose-6-phosphate receptor, which translates into the protein MPAVPLALSSAVLLVLLAEVGHASNDTSHCKLISTSKNSQAERDALSRLEPLANKTFNVTTAGPEQYTYSFRVCGNAGKTPEGGLIQIDAKLPDKETLIGKYTVTQAVGGSDWVMLIYMNGSAYSTHCGSEHRKAIIMISCSPGVLMGEFSIVVEERQRENDCFYLFELDSSAVCPPVESKLSLGSILLIVGFSCLAVYLISGFLYQRLVVGAKGMEQFPNYAFWQEIGNLTADGCDFVCRSRGSREEPPTYRGVASEPLGEEPEERDDHLLPM